The sequence below is a genomic window from Glycine max cultivar Williams 82 chromosome 20, Glycine_max_v4.0, whole genome shotgun sequence.
CACAAATATAATTGATATGATTTTATTGCCGATATGAATTggagaaaaaaagtaattatactTTGTAACAgttgactttattttttatttatggaaattgactttattatttaaagtttaattgaattgcttaagttaattaaaattaaaattagcaaATATTGATTAgttattttagatatttttttaaacacttttcaacattaacaaatagcTTTAAAAACTCATAAATTCCCGTAAATATCTATCAGTAACACTAACACTAACACATGGATAGGTCTTATGTGGATGAGTAATTTTTTACCCACAGAAATAGGTAGTGGGCTAGTGGCCAGTTGGGGGCTACAAGTTACAATAGTTACCGCCaccttctatttatagccaTGTGATCATGAGAATGAGACTGGTAAATGCTTCAACAGCCTAATGACTAAAACTAtctaactaaaattaataatatctgtataaaaagatatttgaaGACTTAATCTTCTaactttacttttttctttaagaGTACGATCATTGTTTTgtcatttatgattttatcaATCAAGATTAGCAATTATATGCTCAAAAGTGAGTGgatatataaactttttatgAATGTGGGACACATATAAAAACGatctaaaagcttttgaaagtAAATCATGGAAAAATCTTCGTGACATTTAGGGTCTAAATATTATGCGTGAAAATATAGGTATTAGCAAAATTCTTTGAGATTATCCCAAATTGTATTTGTTTTctagttataaataaaatgatataaccatcattgttttttttataaaaaaacaaagtttgGCTTTATTTGGGTTTGTCTACTTTGATTCAAATTTGTTAGAGTTCAaagtaacttttaattaaatatctaagattagaaaatatagaaaaaaaaagttagacagatttttttttaaaagatgtcTAGTACTACTATACGTGTGGGTCAAATGTTCAATTAACTTAATATAGACATGTGTTTCATGGGTATTACAATATTGTAGAaagttgatgatttttttttacatacacAATAAAGCATTTATTAATGTTTccttaaaacataaaatatcaaGCAAATGACGTATgaattatgaaatataaaagtACCTTAAATATAACTCATGAGTTGTTATcacttttgtaaaaaataatatcatactattatttatttatttaagatttaaatatattgtcaGTGTTTTAAATTGAGTGaggtcatttttattttgttcctccaaatttaaatttgttttttttatctctcaatttcaaaaatattttttcgccttttttttataatccaatttttttagtctcttaggttaaaaaaaaatcaacatgtcAATCACcccaaaatcaataaaaaaaaaaaatgattgtgcGGTGAATGTCAAATAAGAAATTCCGACAATCCAAACAATGGTTCACAATGATTTTGGGTCAATGACTCCAATTGCAACACCTATGAAGACGTCGATACTCAAAGTTAGGATGTGAGTTAAGAAGTGAGAATGAGTGAAATTGGTCTATGCCGGGAGAAGAGTCCATGTATAAAGACATTATTGGTGGAAAAAATTGTTAGATTATTTATGTGCCATGTGAAAAGTTACGTGATTGAATCTATTATATTTGAGTATTTGACTTCTTATATTCGTGTTATTATCCGTTCTTTCATGGTATATTTTGAGTTAATCATGGCTGCCGATTTTTGTGATAAGTTATTGTATGTTTGGTGTTCTTATACTAAGTGACCTTCAAGGCTTCCCTATCAATGAAAATTTACTTTGATAAGATAATATAGGTTTAACGATGAAAATAAATGTAACTTTCATAATAGTTGCTCCCAAGTATTATTTTTAAGCAATATTGACTTAAATAATTTACAAGAGAATATTTCTTCGAGGACAatgtattttgaaatttaaaaatgtttttgaaaaacttttcaaTGTTAACAAATATCTATAAAAGCTCATAAATAGCCATAAATATCACACAGTGGATATCGACGTGAATAATGATCAGTTTTTACACTAAAAAATAGGTAGTGTGGACTACAATTCTTATTCACTTCATCATGTCtaatgactcaaattatctaattaaaattaacatttatagTGTAAAATGTTTGTGTAAAAAACAAGTTTAAATAAGTATTTGTAAACCTTATCTTCtagctttaatttttctttaacaatattatctttattttgtcATGCATGATTTTATCAATGAAGTGCTACAATTCATTTCGTGTCCTTTTCTCCAGGTTTATTTATTCATTGCCGCTTAAAAGTCAAAAGTGAGTGGATAAATTAAACTTGTCTTGAACCtagaaaacacataaaaaaaaaaaaagatctaaaagcttttgaaagtAAATCAAATCATGGGAAAATCTTCTTAGAGCAACATATCATATTTAAATAGTGTGTGTGAAAAAATAGGTATcaacaaaattttgtttattcAATTGCATctatatattttgattcaaatttgtttggagtcaacataaaaaaaaattgtttattaaacCATTTTTTATAGTTACTTTAAGATGTCGAGTACCACTGTAAGTCTATAAGTGTGGGTCAAATGCTcaatttaaatcaaacataGACCTGCGATGCATGGGTATTTCAAAATTGTAGaagttatgtatttttatttttttttgaaacctaAGTTATGTATTTCATgtttcaaataaacaaaaaaataacaacaaatgacgtgaaaaataaaaagtaatttttgttgagaaagtatttttttgtaatacaatagaattatgataaatatcaatgttataaaatgtCATGTTCCTTAGAgcaatattatttctttttttagcaAGATTTGTAAATTCTCTAACTaactaaatattcatttttcttataaaaaaactgAATATTCATTTTCATTGATTTTGGAATGAGTCAGTTATTCCTTCATCGTAATTGGTTGTGCGATAAAGAAAATACGTTAACGGAAAATTTTAGGAAGATATAAAAGACGTAAATAAAGTAAGAATTgtaggaaaataaaatgaagtaaaaacaaacaaacttttaaatttgaattgtgtcaaatataactaaatttttttcctacaacaagataaacaattaaacaaaaaagggaaaaagtgGGTATAATTTCGGAAACTGTGTGGCAATCTTATCAACGACTAATTCGGGTTTTAGCAAGCATGATTCAAGCCTGTGATTGCCTTTAGTTAAAAggttcttattatttatttaagttacggaaaaattatatttacttaattattgatttaaattattaaattgaatattcattattgattatttttatgttgttttaaaatattttttttattaaaatgataattactATCGAATACTTATTTTGTAtctattattagtttattaccAAAATTCTCCAAATAATTCTTttcatgaataaatatatttttaattatttttaactatttatttaaaaacttcTTAATTCCCTTCTGTCCtccatcattttaatttttcattttctactatTTTGAATAAGGATAAATTGAGAAAATTGGTTGGTTAAATTTGGCAAAAATATTTCCGGTGAGTattttgatattaattattGTGTTTTTCTTTAACTGAAAGAAGAATTTTCTCAtccaaattttctaaaatttaaagcaTATACCTTAATTttatgtgcttttttttttgtcaaactgcctatcttttaaatatattttttttggaagaggGTCCTGTTAAGATTTCATCCACCACTATCCTTGCATAGCTTATATATTTCGATTTGTCCATCATGATGAATGAAGGCGAGATCTAGGTTAAGCGATAAAAGTATGAGGAATGACAAATTAAGGATATAAAAATGGCGATTTCGCGCAAACCTTGTAAAAGTTCATATAATCCTAAGTAAAaccatttatttattgattgtgttgtgtgtgtgtgcacgGTCTCAGGTCAGGTTAATTACACTCACATCTACATccactctctctttctctcttcttcttcttcttcctcctctaaGACGAATAATAATGGAGCAGCTTCAAACCCCCACCATCACCCATAATAACACGAACCCAGAAACCAACAATGGCGAATCCCTTTTCTTCCAAGACTTCGACAGCACCTGCTCCACCCCTTACGTCAGCGCCCCTTCCAGCCCCGGCCGTGGGCCCCTCCCCGGCTTCTTCTACAGCGCTCCGGCGAGTCCAATGCACTTCGCCATCACAGCCGCATCGTCTTACGAGAAAACTCCTTCTTCCGCACCAATGGGTTTCGAGTTCGAATTCTCCGCCCGGTTCGGGTGCTCCGGTTCGGCCGGGTCCGGTTCGATGAGCTCGGCCGACGAGCTGTTCCTCAACGGTCAGATCCGGCCCATGAAGCTCTCCAGCCACCTCGAACGGCCGCAGGTCCTGGCTCCCCTATTGGATCTGGAAGGAAATGAAGACGAGGAGGACGAGGAAGTAGTAGAAGAAGGCGTTAACGTTAACGTTAGCGTTGTCCGAGGAAGAGATCTGAGGCTGAGGGACAAGTCGGTTCGCAGGAGAACCAGATCCATGTCCCCTCTCCGGAGCAACACGCCCCTAGAGTGGGCCGAGAACGAGGAGGATCACGACCAAAACGTGACCAAGCCCAACAAAACCAACATGATTAGTTCCTCCGAAGCAGAGAAAGTAGAGGATGGTTTTGGTTTGGAGACAACACCTTCGGCCTCGTCCTCACGCTCTTCCTCCGCCGGGAGAAGCTCGAAGCGGTGGGTTTTCTTGAAGGACTTTCTCCGAAGCAAAAGCGAAGGGAGGAGTAACAACAAGTTCTGGTCCACCATTTCCTTCTCACCAACCAAAGACAAGAAAAACCAAAATCCaccaaacaccaacaaaaacGTGGCTTCTTCTGAAACCACGCAGAAACCCAAGGGAAGTAGTAGTTCTCAGACTTGGGCCAGGAGAATAAGTGGGAAGCCCACGAACGGTGTTGGGAAGAGGCGCGTGCCAGCCTCGCCGCACGAGTTGCACTATAAAGCAAACCGGGCCCAAGCAGAGGAGTTGAGGAAAAAGACCTTCCTCCCTTACAGGCAGGGTCTACTTGGATGCTTGGGATTTAGTTCTAAGGGTTATGGGGCCATCAATGGCTTTGCTAGAGCCTTAAACCCCGTTTCCTCCAGGTAAATTTCTTCGCTTTCCCTTTAATTGTACagatcattattattatttttatttctttcttcattttggaaTCCTTTAGCTTAGTCTTAGCCTTAAGAATTAAGATCACCCCATGTTCAAGGGGTTCGTTTTACGAGGGTTCTGGTTCTGGTTCTTGTTCTTCCCTCTCCATCCTTCTTGTTGAGGATGCGGAACTGATAAAAGTATTATTATGTACAATATACCAAGTCATGTACTCGTACTCGCAGCATTTTGCTATTTACACAGTTGCTGTGCAGTGACTGGAGtttattactaatatatatattttccacacttagcttttcttttctttttacttaatttatttagGTCTAATCcgctgttattattattattgtggtgATGAGAATTTTGATGCCTGTTATGTCTCGTACACTATATGGATGCATCGGTTACAGAAACCACGTGGTGTGGGGAGCCATGTTAACAGTTGGGTTTGGCCCCATTGTAACTGTGCGAACACGCTTGACATGAGCTATTTCCACACCACAATTGAAAGA
It includes:
- the LOC100798350 gene encoding uncharacterized protein, whose amino-acid sequence is MEQLQTPTITHNNTNPETNNGESLFFQDFDSTCSTPYVSAPSSPGRGPLPGFFYSAPASPMHFAITAASSYEKTPSSAPMGFEFEFSARFGCSGSAGSGSMSSADELFLNGQIRPMKLSSHLERPQVLAPLLDLEGNEDEEDEEVVEEGVNVNVSVVRGRDLRLRDKSVRRRTRSMSPLRSNTPLEWAENEEDHDQNVTKPNKTNMISSSEAEKVEDGFGLETTPSASSSRSSSAGRSSKRWVFLKDFLRSKSEGRSNNKFWSTISFSPTKDKKNQNPPNTNKNVASSETTQKPKGSSSSQTWARRISGKPTNGVGKRRVPASPHELHYKANRAQAEELRKKTFLPYRQGLLGCLGFSSKGYGAINGFARALNPVSSR